GAGGATTCAGTGACTCGCCACCGGCAGCGGGCCGCTGGCCCTCGCCGCCGTTCATCGCTGCAGTTAAGTGATGTGAACAATTTGCTGTCATCGCCGCCACTAatgtgacagctgggattggctccgttTGACCTTCAACACTTTCTTTCCTTTGTCAATGTCCAGTGTTGAAAAGTAGTTGGTGTGAATCACCCCCCCCTCAactccaccccccaaaaaacttccAGGGGTGGTGTCAGGTCAAGTGAATGGCGAGGTTGCCCCAATTGTCGGACGCTCAGGGGATTGAGAGCAGACGAGCGTTTGTCCCGCTAACGATCTCGTCTCAGAAAACATCGCTTTGGAGCCAGTGCTGGTCCGGCCCAACTCACAGAGGAAAGCTCAAAATATCTATTAACAGATGATTATTAGTGTTTTTGAATTAGATTCATCGCACTTTTGAATTTTGATTCAGCACACGTGCCGCAACGTTTTGTTTTGAGATTGTGTTTTAAACGCACGTGCTGCACTGCATGCAAATGACCTTTGCTTGGTTTCTTCATTCCTATTGGGGTGAATTTTGAAGCAAAATTTGCTGCCCAGCGCCTCCTCATTCACTCACTGAGCTTCGAGAAACCTGCACACGCATTTCAGATATTCATTCGTGGCTAAGGTAAAAGAGCGTGCAAGGTCAAAATAAATGGagtgattaccgtaatttccggcctacaagccgtgactttttccaaacgctttcaaccctgcggttaaggcggtgatgcggctcatttgtgcattttttcaaagggccactcgagcggaaaaggtaagaatgagaccggtggattatatgtgccgaggaagtgcctTTTACCGGCCAGTTAGCACTGTgatagcgtgttgctgctgttactggtgtgtctcagtgatatttaccggtaaattgtattttaccggccctgtaagTGCGCCACTGGCGTGAaagcagcgctagtgttagttaACTAGCTAGcgctaaactctgtgtaccgcgTTTCTTTGTattatctcgtgtttgaatgtgggtttcaatgtggacacttgcggctttcacacaggtgtggcttgtgtatgtaccaaatggtatttcctctacaaatgtactcggtgaggcttataaccaggtgcgcgctgtaggccgggGATTACGGTAATCAGTGAATATATGATTGCGATATTTTGGGGAGATTAATCATGAGGTGATGCTTTAACTTTGCCACCCCTATTTCTGACAGCGGTCCTTGAAAGTTTTTGACACACCTCGTGCGTGTTGATGGAAGAATTCTGCGGACTGTGTTCTACCGAATTTGATTTATTGACGTCACCGAGCTGTGAGTGCACTCGTGAGCGGTTGATTCCATGTCAAGCGCTTCACCGTCTAAACGCCGAACATGTCAACTATGTGAAGCATTTTCACAAATCCACGTCTCGGCAACTCCTCTGGACAGCATTCAATTACTCAACGCAACACTGGTGTTGAAATTACAGTTCAGAACATCCATTGGTAGTCTGTGCtaccgtattttttttaaataaataattagatGAATCGACCGTTAAATTTGCTCGTACTTTAACCAAAAAAACATGGCAACGGGGTTCTCCAGCGGCCCCACATTGGATGGCTATTTCGCTTTCTTTCTGAAGAAGGAAGCAAGAgcgcacacatacacagcaGCCCAAATCAACAGTTACTACAGCTAATTCATATTTcgtaccccaccccccaccccacccataTCAAACACTGAACTAGTGGCAGAAAGCAAGAACAGTTACAACTTGTACAGTTTCTACAGAGATGAAGAAAGGAATGGCTGACGGTCAACGGCCTACAAAGACACTGAGGAAGAAAAGGGATGCCATTAAGACAATACTGAATAATCAGGCAGCCCGATTAACacttggtccccccccccctccaccccctaAAGaagagctggggggggggtgtttaacACCCACCTCACACTGCAGAGAAAGGCACTAGAGTGGGCTTGTTGCTGTTGGGCGTAGAAAAATAAAAGCGATATACATTCATAGCTCACAGGTCATTTAACCGCAAATCTGGGAGTAGAAAcacaaatgcacttgtagaaaaataaaatgtaaaaaaaaaaaaaaaaaaaaaaaaaaaaaaaaattacaaagggCGGGAACGCATCGCATGGCCCCTAATTTTCCTTATTTTTGTATACTGGGAGACGAGTATGGCTACTTTTGTTAAGGTTTAAAAACCCACGAGCAGGTAAATTCAGGTGCGCGCTGACGACAAGCAGTGGAGCCCTTTGGTGCACGCTGACATGGGAGGGATGCAGTTAGAGGGCAGGTGTAAGGggcgtggggtggggtggggggcgttcggataaggaggagggagggggctGCTTGGCGGCAGGTCACAGCTCAGCTTTCAGTGCAAGGAAGGAGTCAACGCGACGCAGGTTCAGACGTCGGAAAAGCAGAGATCCGAACACCCGGCGTGACGTACGATGTGTGCGTGTGAACCTGGGAGGTACACGAGTGCGCATTCGAAACCAACAGAAGTGAGGGACTGTGAAGGCCGGATGCAATTTGGGGGGTGACCTGGCCGCTAAGGAGTGTGAATGGGAAGAATGTGAGTTAAGTTAGTGAAGAGGGGAACAACACCAGTGCAGGAGTGTGAAGAGTTcagggggcggcggcgggggtgAATTCTGCAGTTCTTCactcccaaaaagatgcgtgtGGAAAATCCTCCCCATCTTCAAGCTTCCCGGTTCCTGCCTCATCAGTTTCCCACCGCCCCTCGCCATCGGCGCGTGGAGGCGCGGCGTCTTCGTGTGTGCTTCTTTCTTTGTTCTGGCGCATGCGTGGTCGCGGTTCAGCGATCGGGTTGGGCCGACGAACGAGCCGCTCCCCGAGGAGACGTGGCGACCTTCGGCTCCGCTTCCTGTCACGTGGCCGTGGCCTCCAGGTAGCTCTGTAGTTTGCGGACGGTGGACTCGTCCAGCGAAAAGAGGTCAAAGTCAAACGTGGTGTTGGTCACGTTGAAGTGGCCCGTCTCCTCGATCAGGTTGACAATCTGCAGCGCAAAGGCACAGTCACAATTTCATTTCAGGAAAAATCTTTGGGATAAAAACGTGCGTGACCaacaatttgaaacatttgtcctGAAAAGGTGAGTTCACGCGATGAACCATCAACAAGGCATGATTATTTGGCACTTGTCAAAATGTCCATTCGGTCAAATTGATTTCAATACTTGGCAGAAACTAAACAAGGCACCACATAATTTAGACTGAAATACTGTGGTTGGCCGCATAAACGGGCTGCCTGAGAGATCGAACTCGGGACTTTGGCGCTTACAACAgaacaacagcagcaacattACGAGCCATCTGGATGAATAGTTCTCACTTTTATTCACCTTGGATGACTAAAACGTAAGATTGAGGTCAGTCACCTAAATCACTTGCACGTCGTAACTAGACTTTAcataatcaggatttttgggcccCATCACTGATaagagagtttaaaaaaaaaaaaatggagcagtcATGTTCATTTATTGTGTGCCGTATACTTGTGCATTTGACTgcccaaaaatatacattgacagtacaataaataatttatatCTTTGTTCAATTATGGTTAAATTATTGGCAcagaagttcttttttttttttttttttaaacaaccggatccccttcctgatgtcaaaacagatgaaaaaaataacaatgtaaatactcctatataaaaataaagtaccgtaattcccggccgacagagcgcactggttataagcctcacccagtacatttctaaaggaaataccgtttggtacatacatacacaagtgcccacatcgaaactgacattgaaacgcaagatatttacaaagacggtatacagagagagtttaacgctagagcCGCCACGTTAACAGTAGTCCCCCGTACCAACgctgccacgctaacagggcctgttggggggaaaaaaaaaaaaaaaaaaaaaaaaaggtaaaattcactgagacacggcagtaacacataagcacagcgctaacaggaccggactggtaaaagtcactcctcCGCAGATATATTGCACCGGGTTCACTCTTACCTAttccgctggagtgcccccttaaaatatgcataaattagccgcatcaccacataaaccgcagagttgaaagcgtgtgaaaaaaaagtcacattttataggccggaaattacggtaattccaACCTTAGAATGAGCGACACTTTTGGAGGTCACATTATTGCACAAGTTTTTGAATAATGGTCCAAACCAGTTGTTGCAATCAACAAATTGGATGAAATCATGTGCTCGTTAGGAGAGTGAAAGCAACACTATCATCATGGAAGTAAGTAtcagggaaaagaaaaagaagaacacaCACCTGCTGCAGGACATTACGCTCCCTTAAAGCCATCAGTCTGCGATGGAGGTCCACTAATTCTTCTGTGTAGGCCTGCAGTGTTTGGTAGGAGGAGGGAAAAGGGTTATTGAACACTGGTACATtgttatgaaatgaaaacaaatgcctTTTAAAAAGGGTAAAAAGGGGTAAAAAGGTGCTCGTGAGCTTTTTGTAAGCAGTCAAAAATACGGAGTGGGGaaagacaacattttaaaaatcaatgcCAACAGCACgcatttttgtcaaaacagcttgagctacCTGAAGGATACACAACGTGGTATTGAGCGAATTTCACAGTTTAAGAAATTATTTAAGAGGGAAGGCTTAAGGATGCTGTGGCAGCTCGTGGAAAACTATTTGCATAAGACTATTCCAAATGAATTAGTGAGCGCAGGTTAAAATGACACGTGTGTGAGAGATGAGGCATAAAAAGTGGAGGTATTTACCCTTCCTACCTTGTCGTATCCCTTCTTCAACACCTTCTCGGAACGGAACGACGAGTCTGGACTCTTTCTGCCAGATACCTGCACTCAGACACACGCAGAGACTCCGAATGAGAATAAAGAACGTTATGACAGACGTTGAAAAGGCCTAAAAACCCAGAAATTATACGTATGAGTCATGACTGTGAGAAACGAGGCCTGACTTTATTATTGGAGGAGCTGTGTTTCTgcgggggtggggcggggtCTCGTCCGGGGCGGTGCGAGCCGTCACTGCTGTCGCTCTCGCTGTCCAGGCTAAGTCTGACAGGGGGGAAAGGGAGAAGGTCAAAGGTTAGTCCCACACAGATCTGGATGTGGAGGTTGAATGTCCGATTAATTGCTATTAAAATGGGTCAATGTTATCTATGGTTGTATTTCAGGGCTCCCAGCGTGGGGGGGAGAAGACTGACCGGGAGTCACGATTGGGGGGATTAGTCTTCACAGGGGTCCCCTCCTCCGAGCTGCTGTCGTCATCGTCCGACTCCTCTGACTGGATTTCCTCCACCATGGATCGCAGGGGACCTGAGAGGAACAAAGGCTACTTTTCAAACAACACTGCGGATTGTTCCGCTCACACCAAACGACCGGGATTATGAATTGTTAAACAACCGAAAGCAATATTTAACAATCAAATGtctcacaaaatattttaattcaaatgacTCATATTTGTGCTTGGACATTGATGTCTGCTCAAAATCAAGTTTCGTACACCGCACCTTGTCCCGGTTTCTGTCCTGGCTCAAAGTCAGAGTCGGAGCTGGAGTCAGAGCTGGAACTCGAGTTTGAAGGACTGGAAGGAGCTGATTGCTGGATGTGGAGAGGCATGatgattctttttaaaatatgtatacagAGTTGGGTCCTACATCTGCTCCAGAAGTACACTTTGACACAATCTTTGTTGAGAGAAAGACCGACGGACTATGGGCTGGCAACTCTTTGTTGAGCTGGAATTAAAACTAGATGCAGATCTCTTTGCATTTTTGCCttctacaaaaaaacaaaaacaaaaacaaaaaaaatcaatacataaaGCAAAACAACCATCATACCTCCGACTTAGAAGACGCTTCATCCTCCGAATTTGACTCTTCAGACTCGTGCAGTTTTTTGGGCTCTTTTAAATCCTGTGTGTCATTTTTGCCCTTGGCCCAGCGACCTTTTTCCTTGGAGTGTTTCTTGTCAGCGTAGGGCTGACTGGCAGCAGACGATGACGACACACGAGGGGAACCTGTGAAGGGGCCACCGGAGGGGCCCTTCGGCCCCTCAGAGCTGACCTTTTTCTGCTTCTTTGCACTGGGCTTGGGAGACTCCACAGTAGAGGGTCTTTTGCCGGGGGCTTTGGATTCTCCCGGAGCCCCTCCTCCTCCCGCGCTGCCGCCGCCACCCCCTCCACCGCTCCCGGCCCCCCCTCCCTTTGGAGACATGCCCTCCATCTTTGACTCCTTCAGGGTGAGTTTGGGCTCCTTGAAGGCTGCCTTGGGCAGGACCTTCACTTCATCTTTGACTTTGATGTCTGATGGCTTTTTggaagatgaggatgaggaagGCTCACGTCCACTCTTGCTACTTCCATCTCTGTCATTGTCCCCTTTCGACGTGGCTTTGCTCTCAGAGTCTTTTCGGGGTCTTTCACGGTGCTCCTTGGTCATCTTGTGCGGTTTGGGTCCCTTGCTGCTcccaccacctcctccttctTTACTGGGTTCCTgtcgatacaaaaaaataaacaaaagataTTCAACAAAAGATTTCTATTACCTCAAGACTCTGTTTATATTTTCTGGGAAAGTGTTTGAGATAAACATGGATCCTTGACTGCAGAAGACAAAGTGACCATGTACAGTGAATATAAAAAATCTGCAGAACCAAgcctaaaggtcaagtgtcatgaaatggatgatttttggtatgttattaattaaaaaaaacacagctggtatggacccatccgtttttttcccaccacaaaacatgattttgacgtatatgtatatttttgtaactcccaccacgAAAaacctctcgagggatttgttttcgagaagaagcaggaagtgacggaggCTGTAGCGCGCTCAGGCAGACTCGATTctttcaattagttttacctgcgggaaggtagctcgtcgttcctccgtgttagccaaaatgccggctcattgcattgctggacattgcttgaacattcaggaggatggattcactcttcataagttttcaagagacccagttcgttgtgaaaaatggattacacaggtgcaaaggacgagagcttcgtgggttccaaatgaccggtaggtgtgtatacagctactaaaataaataatagtttggggcgaacCACGTAATCCGCCTcagttgagggggggggggggggggggcgtaatccgtaactcaggcatgctaaatgtctcgatgtgcgcatcggaaggctcccgtgcagcagccgctgaaggacggcctccgccggccttgtgaatcgccatcggccagggtggcttgtGTGGCCCCGTTTGGaacggatggggaggcggtttggccgcgtcgtcgtcgtcactcgCAGGCGGGTGTTCTTTTTATCACCGtcgcacggaggtggatcgggcggggaggtggtttggccgtgagccgtatatcatctaaatatgactcgaaacaatagggtaatattgccccggacgcttcacttgattgtgagatgttcacttcttcgaaaagagcttctgtgtctgaaggggcgtgtcccattgtaggggccacagcgtgttttcaatggcgaatgtccggtgtaacgtcacggacagtaaatgcagccaatatggcgaccacttggatgtcgtcaaatgacacttctgcaactttgcgcatggatgccgtgctctccgctcatatttcttttttcatgtagacattgaagtgaataatgttatatgtatttttcacttcaacatctattttagaatgtttgtagggatgacacttgacctttaaatctccaattttgtgataaaaatgaaaccaaGCAAAACCAATCTTCAAACTTTTTCCAGCATTAATGTCACATATattccgtaaaaaaaaaaaaaaaaaatcataaaataaggTTCTTGATTAAAAATGGATACTCTCAAACTAATACTTTACTGCCATCTTACAGCCTTCAGTAATTTGGGAAGGAGTCTGTCAGTGTGTCACATCTTAATGTGGCGATAATTGTTCACTCACACAGGAGTTTTTGCTAAAACGCTCCAAAACTCACAGTCCTCTTCTGATCACCCGACAGATGTTTGCTGGAATTGCTACTCAAAACCTGGACTTTCATTGGTgcaatcagaggcactttaaatggtgacaTGTGTACGCCGTCTACCGCTTCGCATGAGATGGAATGCAACTGGTTAATTTTGAAcaacatgaccagttttaagaggatgtgcacacttttgcaaccacatCAATTGTTTATTTCTACGTTCCCTCTCTCAGAGCacaggttataggtcacattaacAGCGACAACAcgttttattgatttatattgATCTCGGTATTTGAACTGTGCTGTCGACATTTTATATCCACAATACATGTTATCAGACAGTAATTATTATGCATGTAACGCAAATGTTTACGAATGTTTGATGCCGTCCAAACAAAtgtaatatataattatatctTTGTTGTCTTCACAGCATGAGAAACAAATGGAAGTGCTGAAATATCATCTGACTACTGAGTACTGGAGAGAAAAGAACACGTGGCCCATTCTTGGCAATGGAATTAGAAACCAATTTAATAAGAGGCTGGAAAAGATCAATGTAGGAAACATACCACAGTGTAACTCAATTAACCCCTGGAAAGAAAACtggtgaatgattttttttttcttttttctttacaatgtGTAAAAGTCATATTTCGGATCTCACATTTATAGGACTTTGTAGTCTTGTTGCAGACAGATGTAGaatacaaaacatttacaatcaGTGATAGATTTAAGTGAGGCAAGACTGACCGATGCAAAGAatcttcacattttttcttcaaaggTAAGATTAGATGTCTGACTAATTTAGCACGCATGCCGGTGTCTAACGACAGTTGGTAACAATTATAGGCTTGAGTCAGCCAGCTTAGGGGGCAGATGTGATGGTTAAAGGCATACAACCAAGCAAATTTACAGTTTTACTCTCACACTTGCAATTTTTGAATTGCCCTTGCGAGAGGAGAATGACGActaaataatttcaatttttctgCATTGTGACTTGGGAGCGTAACCAACCTTGGACACATGAGATGTCTTGGTTTTCTTGGGATCTGAGAAAGCTGAGAGGGGGATGGTGGGGAGGATTGGGTAGTCTGGACTGGGTCTTGATACTGCTTCAGCCACCTCCGGAACCACCAACACCTACATTTAAAAGGGAAGATAGTTGCGGGTTTCATGTATCTACACCACAAATTACAGTATAacaattcaaaaaataaaaatacagtatatttggattattattttttttcttcccccaaccGGAGAGAAAAGGAATTCAGAGAATGTCTTTACCATGTGAGTTGCTACAACTAAACTGTATGGACAAGAACAGTGGTTTCAACATGTGTTGAGCAGTCTCACCCCTCCAGCTTTGATCAGCTTTTTCCTGAAATCTTTGGTGGGATTGTTGAAGGTGAGTTTCTCGCAGCGGAGGTGGTTAACCGGAGGATTACCCTCCAAATTCAGGAACAGGTCGTAGTTGAAACACACCTTTTTTGGCTCTTCCTAAACATATTTCATCAATTCAGGACATCAATGTGAGAGTAGGTGGAAGCAAACAGCCAAACAGAATGAACAAAAGTCTCCAAACTGATAAGAATcaaatattaccgtaatttacggcaatttttttcacacgctttcaactctgctgTTTacgcagtgctagcattagtgccgtgctagcgttagtgcaccaggttataagcctcgctaCACCGAaagagtttaaccctagcgcCACGTTAATGCTAGCGTCGCGCTaaactagcgttaaactctatgTACCGAgacttacaaccaggtgcgctcggGATTTACGGTACTTGTAGGATTCCCTTCAGCATCATCTGTAAGGGGACTTCATTGTTTTGCCTATTGAGAACTCAAACAGTgtaagatgatgatgatgaagtgaTAATATAATAGGTTgttctaattttatttttactggcATCATATGAGTCAAAactatttttatgtctgaagtacCGGAACAACCAGACTACTTCTGGACTTAGAACTACCACCATTTCTTGGACATCACAGAGGGAAAAAGTGTTTCCACTAAAAGTATTCAAGACTTCATTTGTTTAAAACCGGTAAAGGTCCTCAAGTAAAACTCACAAGCGTTTAACTTCAAAGTATATCCActccattattgttttttttttaaaacatgttaTTAAACACATATGATACTACTTTCCTTGGACAATTGCTCTCGattgggcacttttttttttttaatccttttagACAAATCTGTTAGAAccaatgaaacatttttcccccctcttacCTTGTTCTTGAAGTACACCTCAATGAGCATGAGGAAGCCTGCGTAGCCTGATTCCTCCACTTTGTATGGGGGCTCCTTGCATACTGCAGACACAAAGACAGGAGGAACATTCGCCGGGATGATTTTTGgcggattattttttttttttttttgagggggggttatatttatttttaaatttatgtatgtatgtatatatatatatatattatatatatatatatatatatacgcacatAAAATGTCAGGTTTTTGTAATTAACGacaccaagataaatcatttaaaaacttaTTCATGTGGCCTAGAACTTGAACAAAGAATATATTTTGAGAGTGgaagcaaaaatgaaataatgattgtgcatggctggcaaccagttcagggtgtacttctcttgcccgaagatagctgggagaggctcgagcactcctgcgacccttgtgaagataagtgcctcagaaaatggatagatggatgaaataatgtggttgcacaaagGCGGACAACCCTCTTATCACCGAAATGTGGTTGTGTTCAATCACAAGCAAACTCGTGTTAGATAGAAATCAGCACAGGCCATCTACTATTAAAGTTCTTTTCATCAACGCCAAAAGAATGTCATCTGTTCTAGTTGGCTTTTCCAGACATACTGTATGACTAATAACCCTCCCAACCTCATTAAGATCAGTCGTATGGAAACAGTTTGGCTACCCGGTAGAGAACAAAATGGAAGACCCACACTTTTTgcagtactttaaaaaaaacgacCTTCAAagatatccagccatccattttcttttgccgcttatcctcacgagggccgcggggcatgctggtgcctatcctaTCTGTCAaagagcaggaggcagggcacacgcaaccgccaatcgcagggcacatagagacaaacagccacactcacaatcacacctaggggcaatttagagtgtgtttttgggatgtgagaggaaaccggagtgccgggagaaaacccacgcaggcacggggagaacatgcaaactccacacaggtggggccgagatcgaacccgggtcctcagaactgcgaggccaacgctttaccatctgattcaCTGatccagccaatctcagggcactaAATGTAATACATGCAGTATTATGATGGATACAGATATTATTGTTTAATCCCTAGCAAAAACAACCTCAAGTCAAACTAGTGTTTATGTGTCTATATATGGTTAAAAGAACATTTATATCGGTAAAGTTTTCCACAGAAAGGGCAATTTGGGTCGTGTTGTTTTCTCAACCTCCAAATACTTTAAATTAGGTGATTAAACGACATTGAAATATCATTAAGCGTCTGATTACATCTTCATTTTGACACTGAACTCTTTTATTCTTCCCGTTTTAATGATGTGCCTTTCTGTTAATTACTTCAGATCCGCCGTTTGAAACGGGCCCATTAGCTGATGTGCAGCACATTAGGTACGGGTGTGTGAAATGCGTCTTGTCTTCGAGGAAGTGTGTGAATACGTTGCCTCTCATACCTCTCTTGGGCTTGGGGAAGCTCTCGTGCAGGCGGAAGACAACCTTATCTACAAAGTGCTGGATGTCGCCGTTCTCTGGCCCTCGGACAAACACCATCCAATCGTGGGTGAAGCCCTCGGATGTTACTTTCTTCCTCAGTTGAGCTCTGTGCCCCAACTCCAGTTTCACCTGCACTGTGCACTGGAAAGACGAGAACAAATATAGCTGTCAACGCTTTGCCTTTCCATTCGGTCGAAAATGTCCAGGAAGTGCAAAGGTCaaggaagcgaagaaacggACCCTGAGAACAAGAAGGATGCATCCAATCAAAACATGCCACCCATTCTCAACAACAAGTTTTCCATACTTTAATTAGCACAGCAGCAAGGTCAGGTTTATTCAGCTGGGCCCTTAAATATATTCAAACTCTTTATTGCCCTCATGATGAGTTACAGAATAATCAATTTTAATATAGTCGAGTGCTGAGAAGAATGAATAACCCATGAAACATAGTGTCctacaagtgaaaaaaaaaagtatgaattaatatttttactttGAGCAGAGTAAACCATATCCTTTACATAATTACCATAAAATCAATTGAATGTTGTCTGGTGATCGTGGCTTGGCTTTTTATAACAAACAATattcttactttttttcccctaacacATCAAATTACAAAAACCTGTTGTAAAGTTTAATCTCCGTTAGCATACAGTTTCAACAAAAAGTGAGAGATGAGATAAGCATTTCTGAATTGTTCATAAAATGTCATCTGATCATCTACAAATGTCAAACTAAACAGCTGAGCAGACAATATTAAAAGGTTGCCTTGATTTTACAAAACACGA
Above is a genomic segment from Syngnathoides biaculeatus isolate LvHL_M chromosome 7, ASM1980259v1, whole genome shotgun sequence containing:
- the mllt1a gene encoding protein ENL isoform X2; translated protein: MENQCTVQVKLELGHRAQLRKKVTSEGFTHDWMVFVRGPENGDIQHFVDKVVFRLHESFPKPKRVCKEPPYKVEESGYAGFLMLIEVYFKNKEEPKKVCFNYDLFLNLEGNPPVNHLRCEKLTFNNPTKDFRKKLIKAGGVLVVPEVAEAVSRPSPDYPILPTIPLSAFSDPKKTKTSHVSKEPSKEGGGGGSSKGPKPHKMTKEHRERPRKDSESKATSKGDNDRDGSSKSGREPSSSSSSKKPSDIKVKDEVKVLPKAAFKEPKLTLKESKMEGMSPKGGGAGSGGGGGGGSAGGGGAPGESKAPGKRPSTVESPKPSAKKQKKVSSEGPKGPSGGPFTGSPRVSSSSAASQPYADKKHSKEKGRWAKGKNDTQDLKEPKKLHESEESNSEDEASSKSEQSAPSSPSNSSSSSDSSSDSDFEPGQKPGQGPLRSMVEEIQSEESDDDDSSSEEGTPVKTNPPNRDSRLSLDSESDSSDGSHRPGRDPAPPPQKHSSSNNKVSGRKSPDSSFRSEKVLKKGYDKAYTEELVDLHRRLMALRERNVLQQIVNLIEETGHFNVTNTTFDFDLFSLDESTVRKLQSYLEATAT
- the mllt1a gene encoding protein ENL isoform X1, which gives rise to MENQCTVQVKLELGHRAQLRKKVTSEGFTHDWMVFVRGPENGDIQHFVDKVVFRLHESFPKPKRVCKEPPYKVEESGYAGFLMLIEVYFKNKEEPKKVCFNYDLFLNLEGNPPVNHLRCEKLTFNNPTKDFRKKLIKAGGVLVVPEVAEAVSRPSPDYPILPTIPLSAFSDPKKTKTSHVSKEPSKEGGGGGSSKGPKPHKMTKEHRERPRKDSESKATSKGDNDRDGSSKSGREPSSSSSSKKPSDIKVKDEVKVLPKAAFKEPKLTLKESKMEGMSPKGGGAGSGGGGGGGSAGGGGAPGESKAPGKRPSTVESPKPSAKKQKKVSSEGPKGPSGGPFTGSPRVSSSSAASQPYADKKHSKEKGRWAKGKNDTQDLKEPKKLHESEESNSEDEASSKSEQSAPSSPSNSSSSSDSSSDSDFEPGQKPGQGPLRSMVEEIQSEESDDDDSSSEEGTPVKTNPPNRDSRLSLDSESDSSDGSHRPGRDPAPPPQKHSSSNNKVSGRKSPDSSFRSEKVLKKGYDKVGRAYTEELVDLHRRLMALRERNVLQQIVNLIEETGHFNVTNTTFDFDLFSLDESTVRKLQSYLEATAT